From a region of the Ficedula albicollis isolate OC2 chromosome 1A, FicAlb1.5, whole genome shotgun sequence genome:
- the AMDHD1 gene encoding probable imidazolonepropionase yields PPGPCLRRDGAAGLSVLRAASLVVGLDGCIKAVGQADVIRNQFSGATFERIIDCSGKCVLPGLVDAHTHPVWAGDRVHEFAMKLAGASYMEIHQAGGGIHFTVEHTRKATEDELSRALQQRLERMLRAGSTLVECKSGYGLDLETELKMLRVIERARTSVDIGISSTYCGAHAVPRGKTATEATDDIINNHLPKLKELKLSGEMHVNNIDVFCEKGVFDLESTRRILEAGKEIGLQINFHGDELHPMKSAELGAELGARAISHLEEVSDEGIVAMARANCAAVLLPTTAYMLRLKQPQARKMLEEGVIVALGSDFNPNAYCFSMPMVMHLACVNMKMSMNEALAAATINAAYALGKSDTHGSLEVGKQGDLLIINSSRWEHLIYQFGGHEALINYVIVKGKVIYENKRCETMSSY; encoded by the exons cccccggggccgtGCCTGCGGCGGGACGGGGCTGCCGGGCTGAGCGTGCTGCGGGCGGCCAGCCTGGTGGTGGGGCT GGATGGTTGTATCAAAGCCGTGGGCCAGGCAGATGTTATCCGCAATCAGTTTTCAGGAGCAACGTTTGAAAGGATAATTGACTGCTCTGGGAAGTGCGTGTTACCAG gcCTGGTagatgcacacacacatccagTGTGGGCTGGTGATAGGGTTCATGAGTTTGCAATGAAG CTGGCAGGTGCATCCTACATGGAGATCCACCAGGCTGGGGGAGGGATCCATTTCACGGTGGAGCACACTCGGAAGGCCACGGAGGACGAGCTGTccagggccctgcagcagcGGCTGGAGCGCATGCTCCGAGCGGGATCCACGCTGGTGGAGTGCAAGAGTGGCTATGGCTTGGACCTGGAAACAGAGCTCAAAATGCTCAGGGTGATCGAACGGGCCAGGACATCCGTGGATATCGGCATCTCCTCCACCTACTGCGGCGCTCACGCCGTGCCCAG agGGAAAACTGCTACCGAAGCCACAGATGACATTATCAATAACCACCTTCCTAAACTGAAAGAACTCAAGCTAAGTGGTGAAATGCATGTTAACAATATAGATGTGTTCTGTGAGAAGGGAGTCTTTGATCTGGAGTCTACAAGGAGAATACTTGAAGCTGGAAAAGAGATAGGGTTACAGATTAACTTCCATGGTGATGAACTCCATCCGATGAAATCTGCTGAG CTTGGAGCTGAACTAGGAGCCCGGGCCATCAGCCACCTGGAAGAAGTTAGTGATGAAGGTATTGTGGCAATGGCAAGAGCTAATTGTGCTGCTGTCCTTCTGCCAACAACAGCCTACATGCTGAG ACTGAAGCAACCTCAAGCTAGAAAAATGTTGGAAGAAGGTGTTATAGTTGCTCTTGGCAGTGACTTTAATCCTAATGCATACTGTTTTTCAATG CCTATGGTGATGCATCTGGCCTGTGTAAACATGAAGATGTCAATGAATGAagcactggcagctgccacCATTAATGCAGCTTATGCTCTGGGCAAATCAGACACACACGGCTCCTTGGAGGTCGGCAAGCAGGGAGACCTTCTTATCATAAATTCATCAAG GTGGGAGCACTTGATTTACCAGTTTGGTGGACATGAAGCATTGATCAACTACGTTATAGTTAAAGGAAAAGTCATCTATGAAAATAAGAGGTGTGAGACAATGAGCAGTTACTGA
- the SNRPF gene encoding small nuclear ribonucleoprotein F: PGGGAAPLPAPGGRARRSGRRAALNVCLPRQSLPLNPKPFLNGLTGKPVMVKLKWGMEYKGYLVSVDGYMNMQLANTEEYIDGALSGHLGEVLIRCNNVLYIRGVEEEEEDGEMRE, from the exons cccggggggggagCCGCTCCGCTGCCGGCCCCAGGCGGCCGGGCGAGGCGGAGCGGGAGGCGGGCGGCGCTGAACGTGTGCTTGCCCCGCCAGAGCCTGCCCCTCAACCCCAAGCCGTTCCTGAACGGGCTGACGGGGAAGCCGGTGATGGTGAAGCTGAAGTGGGGGATGGAGTACAAGGGCTACCTCGTCTCCGTGGACGGCTACATGAACATGCAG CTTGCCAACACAGAGGAGTATATAGACGGTGCGTTGTCTGGACACCTGGGTGAAGTTTTGATAAG GTGCAATAATGTTTTGTACATCAGAGGTgtggaagaagaagaagaagatggagAAATGCGAGAATAG